One Cydia pomonella isolate Wapato2018A chromosome 14, ilCydPomo1, whole genome shotgun sequence DNA segment encodes these proteins:
- the LOC133525334 gene encoding uncharacterized protein LOC133525334, whose protein sequence is MATYIEHVMSLVHQLADIGRVVEDKEVAEILLSGLPADYDTLVSNLETYCISSEELKSDLVRTRLLQEAQRKSANNGSSTTAYITSKIKCTYCHRVGHIKPKCFKYKKDRKQRDSSKSATATAAFFAQDRTDVFLDSGASSHLSNDPNLLSNIRDTKKQSISLANSETMSSSKTGDLSVALNGQDKNLKNCEACIKGKLSAEPFPKASNSTTTQPLQLVHTDVCGPMPETSHGGGKYLLTFTDDYSRKSFAYIMKNKSQVFDCFKHFKAMVEKEKSLPILCLRSDNGGEFTSSKFTQYLKEHGIIHQTTIPYCSAQNGVAEMLKIV, encoded by the exons ATGGCTACATATATTGAACATGTAATGTCCCTAGTTCACCAACTCGCTGACATCGGCAGGGTGGTCGAAGATAAAGAAGTGGCCGAAATCTTATTGAGTGGCCTTCCGGCAGACTATGACACATTGGTGAGCAACCTAGAAACGTATTGTATATCTTCTGAAGAGCTGAAAAGCGACCTGGTGCGTACTCGTCTTCTTCAAGAGGCGCAAAGGAAGTCTGCGAATAACGGGAGCTCGACAACAGCATACATTACAAGCAAGATTAAGTGTACATACTGTCACCGAGTCGGTCACATCAAGCCCAagtgttttaaatataagaaaGATAGGAAACAAAGGGATTCTTCCAAGTCTGCCACCGCCACTGCAGCTTTCTTCGCCCAGGACCGGACAGATGTCTTCTTGGACTCAGGAGCGTCTTCTCACCTTTCTAATGATCCAAACTTGCTCAGCAATATAAGGGATACAAAGAAGCAATCCATAAGTTTGGCTAACAGCGAGACAATGTCAAGTTCCAAAACTGGAGATCTTAGTGTTGCTTTAAATGGACAG GATAAAAACCTCAAGAACTGTGAAGCATGCATTAAGGGGAAGCTTTCGGCCGAGCCTTTCCCTAAGGCTAGTAACAGTACAACAACGCAACCACTACAGCTGGTGCACACTGACGTCTGCGGACCAATGCCTGAGACGAGCCATGGAGGAGGAAAATATCTGCTCACCTTCACGGATGACTACAGCCGGAAGAGTTTTGCCTACATAATGAAGAACAAATCACAGGTATTTGattgttttaaacattttaaagctATGGTAGAAAAAGAAAAGAGTTTGCCTATCCTTTGCCTTCGTAGTGATAATGGTGGAGAGTTTACTAGTTCTAAATTTacacaatatttaaaagaa